The following are from one region of the Actinoplanes sp. L3-i22 genome:
- a CDS encoding fused MFS/spermidine synthase, with the protein MENAPPRALPTALANALAFGSSGAVLVLEIVALRLVGPYVGVTLQVSSSVIGISLAAIAYGAWLGGRLADKFDPRMLLAPALILGAIGTAVTLPLVRWGGELLRGGAAPAVLMLAAMAVFLPAFVLATIPPMVVKLQLSSLREAGTVVGRLSSIGTLGAITATLGTGFVFVAAMPSSAIILSLAVLLALGGLVLGWWLRRDENHPELPGSPRFRSVLATIGLLGAGLGAISPNPCDVETAYHCARVVTDPNNPGGRTLLLNSASHSYVDLNNPLHLEFEYIQWIAAVADVFRPAGAPIDALHVGGGGFTVPGYLRATRPGSDQLVLELDGGLVDLDRRKLGLVTGPDLRVRIGDARVGVAERPSGSYDLVVGDAFGHQVVPWHLATREMATDISRTLRADGVYAQNVIDYPPDRLIRAELATVAAAFPNVALIAPADALAGEVGSNFVIVASRSPLPLTALNTRLARIEKPVKLLAGADLTTYIGDARVLTDDYAPVDQLLPG; encoded by the coding sequence ATGGAGAACGCGCCGCCCCGCGCCCTGCCGACGGCCCTGGCCAATGCCCTGGCCTTCGGCTCCAGCGGTGCCGTCCTGGTCCTGGAGATCGTCGCCCTGCGCCTGGTCGGCCCCTACGTCGGCGTCACCCTGCAGGTCAGCAGCTCGGTGATCGGCATCTCGCTGGCCGCCATCGCCTACGGCGCGTGGCTCGGCGGCCGTCTCGCCGACAAGTTCGACCCGCGAATGCTGCTCGCCCCCGCCCTGATCCTCGGCGCGATCGGCACCGCCGTGACCCTGCCCCTGGTCCGCTGGGGCGGCGAACTGCTCCGCGGCGGCGCCGCCCCAGCCGTACTCATGCTCGCCGCCATGGCCGTCTTCCTCCCCGCCTTCGTCCTCGCCACGATCCCTCCGATGGTCGTCAAACTGCAGCTCAGCAGCCTGCGTGAGGCCGGCACCGTGGTCGGCCGGCTGTCCAGCATCGGCACCCTCGGCGCGATCACCGCGACGCTGGGCACCGGGTTCGTCTTCGTCGCCGCGATGCCGAGCAGCGCGATCATCCTGAGCCTGGCCGTCCTGCTCGCGCTGGGTGGTCTGGTGCTCGGCTGGTGGCTGCGCCGCGACGAGAACCACCCCGAGCTGCCCGGCTCACCCCGCTTCCGCTCCGTGCTCGCCACGATCGGCCTGCTCGGCGCCGGGCTGGGCGCGATCTCGCCGAACCCCTGCGACGTGGAGACCGCCTACCACTGCGCCCGGGTGGTGACCGATCCGAACAATCCCGGCGGTCGCACCCTGCTGCTCAATTCGGCCTCGCACTCGTACGTCGATCTGAACAACCCCCTCCATCTCGAGTTCGAATACATCCAGTGGATCGCCGCGGTCGCCGACGTGTTCCGCCCGGCCGGCGCCCCGATCGACGCCCTGCACGTGGGTGGCGGCGGGTTCACCGTCCCCGGCTACCTCCGCGCCACCCGGCCGGGCAGCGACCAGTTGGTGCTCGAGCTCGACGGCGGCCTGGTCGACCTCGACCGGCGCAAGCTCGGCCTGGTCACCGGCCCCGACCTGCGCGTCCGGATCGGTGACGCCCGGGTCGGCGTGGCCGAGCGCCCGTCCGGGAGCTACGACCTGGTCGTCGGGGACGCCTTCGGCCACCAGGTGGTGCCCTGGCACCTGGCCACCCGGGAGATGGCCACGGACATCTCCCGCACCCTGCGCGCCGACGGCGTCTACGCCCAGAACGTGATCGACTACCCGCCGGACCGCCTCATCCGAGCCGAACTGGCCACCGTCGCGGCGGCTTTCCCGAACGTCGCCCTGATCGCCCCGGCGGACGCCCTGGCCGGCGAGGTCGGCTCCAACTTCGTGATCGTCGCCTCCCGCAGCCCGTTACCGCTGACCGCCCTGAACACCCGGCTCGCCCGGATCGAGAAGCCGGTCAAGCTCTTGGCCGGTGCCGACCTGACCACCTACATCGGCGACGCCAGGGTCTTGACCGACGACTACGCCCCGGTCGACCAGCTCCTCCCGGGCTGA
- a CDS encoding CHASE3 domain-containing protein: protein MSRFRVRTWSLRARIAGLCAGLGLILTGLGVFAAFTAAAHNNQLDDVLNRSSPMRAAGETLNTALVDQETGIRGFAITGRDASLDPYRQGLAEQDAQITRIEGYLHPEDREIRAALDDVKSRIDAWHRDVSDPVIDLVRTKGVDAGQAKVDAGDTQDFDQLRAAIGTMQARIQVLRATTADAAKESSQTMVTIEIAAAAIVVLAGIFLLLLLDRLISRPIVDLADQVRRVAGGDYERHIESKMGSPELVGLAADVDRMRQQIASELSEVRDARQQVEWVNQQLQSQAEELTRSNRDLEQFAYVASHDLQEPLRKVASFCQLLQRRYQGKMDERADQYIGFAVDGAQRMQRLINDLLAFSRIGRLTNGFSDVDLNKVLTEVKSQLEPRAGDDAEISWPPLPTVEGEEPLITTLFVNLVGNALKFRRPDVPPEVRITAERDGREWKFNVRDNGIGIEAEFADKVFVIFQRLHARDAYEGTGIGLAIVKKIVEYHGGRIWLDVDVPVGASIWFTLPAVIGADEPDEPATEPESREVVGA from the coding sequence ATGAGCCGCTTCCGGGTCCGGACGTGGTCGCTGCGCGCGCGGATCGCCGGGCTCTGCGCCGGTCTGGGCCTGATCCTCACCGGCCTGGGCGTGTTCGCGGCGTTCACCGCGGCCGCGCACAACAACCAGCTGGACGACGTGCTGAACCGGTCGAGCCCGATGCGGGCGGCCGGCGAGACGCTGAACACCGCGCTGGTCGACCAGGAGACCGGCATCCGGGGGTTCGCCATCACCGGGCGGGATGCCAGCCTGGATCCGTACCGTCAAGGTCTTGCCGAGCAGGATGCGCAGATCACCCGGATCGAGGGCTACCTGCACCCGGAGGACCGGGAGATCCGGGCCGCGCTGGACGACGTCAAGTCCCGGATCGACGCCTGGCACCGGGACGTCTCCGATCCGGTGATCGACCTGGTCCGGACGAAGGGCGTGGACGCCGGCCAGGCCAAGGTCGACGCCGGTGACACGCAGGACTTCGACCAGCTGCGCGCCGCGATCGGCACGATGCAGGCGCGCATCCAGGTGCTGCGGGCGACGACCGCGGACGCGGCCAAGGAATCCAGCCAGACCATGGTCACCATCGAGATCGCCGCCGCGGCGATCGTGGTGCTGGCCGGCATCTTCCTGCTGCTGCTGCTCGACCGGCTGATCAGCCGCCCGATCGTGGACCTGGCCGACCAGGTGCGCCGGGTGGCCGGCGGTGACTACGAGCGGCACATCGAGAGCAAGATGGGCTCGCCGGAACTGGTCGGCCTGGCCGCCGACGTCGACCGGATGCGCCAGCAGATCGCCTCCGAGCTGTCCGAGGTACGCGACGCGCGCCAGCAGGTCGAGTGGGTCAACCAGCAGCTGCAGAGCCAGGCCGAGGAGCTCACCCGGTCCAACCGGGACCTGGAGCAGTTCGCCTACGTCGCCTCGCACGACCTGCAGGAGCCGCTGCGCAAGGTGGCCAGCTTCTGCCAGCTGCTGCAGCGGCGCTACCAGGGCAAGATGGACGAGCGCGCGGACCAGTACATCGGCTTCGCGGTGGACGGCGCACAGCGCATGCAGCGGCTGATCAACGACCTGCTGGCGTTCTCCCGGATCGGCCGGCTCACCAACGGGTTCTCCGACGTCGACCTGAACAAGGTGCTGACCGAGGTGAAATCGCAGCTGGAGCCGCGGGCCGGCGACGACGCCGAGATCAGCTGGCCGCCGCTGCCCACTGTGGAGGGCGAGGAGCCGCTCATCACCACGCTCTTCGTGAACCTGGTGGGCAACGCGCTGAAGTTCCGCCGGCCGGACGTGCCACCCGAGGTGCGGATCACCGCCGAGCGGGACGGCCGGGAGTGGAAGTTCAACGTGCGCGACAACGGCATCGGGATCGAGGCCGAGTTCGCCGACAAGGTCTTCGTGATCTTCCAGCGGTTGCACGCGCGTGACGCGTACGAGGGGACCGGGATCGGACTGGCGATCGTCAAGAAGATCGTCGAATACCATGGCGGGCGGATCTGGCTGGACGTCGACGTTCCGGTGGGTGCGTCCATCTGGTTCACACTCCCCGCGGTGATCGGCGCCGACGAGCCCGACGAGCCGGCCACTGAGCCGGAGAGCCGAGAGGTGGTAGGCGCGTGA
- a CDS encoding response regulator yields the protein MSIARESGTPIEVLLVEDDPGDVLMTQEAFEEHKVRNTLNVVSDGAEALAYLRREGQYADAVRPDLILLDLNLPRRDGREVLEEIKKDDELGRIPVVVLTTSSADEDILRSYQLHANAYVTKPVDFERFIAVIRQIDEFFVSVVKLPPRA from the coding sequence GTGAGTATTGCTCGCGAGAGTGGGACCCCGATTGAGGTCCTGTTGGTCGAGGACGACCCGGGTGACGTGCTGATGACGCAGGAGGCGTTCGAGGAGCACAAGGTCCGCAACACGCTGAACGTGGTGTCGGACGGCGCCGAAGCGCTGGCCTATCTGCGTCGCGAGGGGCAGTATGCCGACGCCGTACGGCCGGATCTGATTCTTCTTGATCTGAATCTGCCGCGGCGGGACGGCCGTGAGGTGCTCGAGGAGATCAAGAAGGACGACGAGCTGGGGCGGATCCCGGTGGTCGTGCTCACCACGTCCTCCGCGGACGAGGACATCCTGCGCAGCTACCAGCTGCACGCGAACGCGTACGTGACCAAGCCGGTCGACTTCGAGCGGTTCATCGCGGTGATCCGGCAGATCGACGAGTTCTTCGTCAGCGTCGTGAAGTTGCCACCGCGTGCTTGA
- a CDS encoding inositol monophosphatase family protein, translating to MLDQVSGLIREVAQTIVLPRFRTMTADEVHQKSPGDLVTIADQESERALTSGLTAILPGSVVVGEEAVAADPAVRDRIGAGGAVWIVDPVDGTNNFAAGKTPFCVMVALVQDGETTAGWILDVVEDRLTVAERGAGAFRDGVRLKARDDAPAAADLHGVISRKYLPEHLRDQVDAHGGALGGYTTGRHCAGYEYPAIATDVQQFGLFWRIQPWDHAPGSLIVRESGGVARHLDGLEYQPVNRQRGLLIAANEEIWQTVQNVLFPDGPPIIED from the coding sequence GTGCTTGATCAAGTTTCCGGTCTCATCCGTGAGGTCGCACAGACGATCGTGCTGCCCCGCTTCCGGACGATGACCGCCGACGAGGTGCACCAGAAGTCGCCCGGCGACCTGGTCACCATCGCCGACCAGGAGTCCGAGCGCGCGCTGACCAGCGGTCTGACCGCGATCCTGCCGGGTTCCGTGGTGGTCGGCGAGGAGGCGGTCGCGGCCGACCCCGCGGTCCGCGACCGGATCGGCGCGGGCGGTGCGGTGTGGATCGTCGACCCGGTCGACGGCACCAACAACTTCGCCGCCGGGAAGACGCCGTTCTGCGTGATGGTCGCGCTGGTCCAGGACGGTGAGACGACGGCCGGCTGGATCCTCGACGTGGTCGAGGACCGGCTCACGGTCGCCGAGCGGGGCGCCGGCGCGTTCCGCGACGGGGTGCGGCTCAAGGCCCGCGACGACGCTCCGGCGGCGGCCGACCTGCACGGGGTGATCTCCCGGAAGTACCTGCCGGAGCACCTGCGGGACCAGGTCGACGCGCACGGCGGCGCGCTGGGCGGATACACCACCGGGCGGCACTGCGCGGGCTATGAATACCCGGCGATCGCCACCGACGTGCAGCAGTTCGGCCTGTTCTGGCGGATCCAGCCGTGGGACCATGCGCCCGGCTCGCTGATCGTGCGGGAGTCCGGCGGCGTCGCGCGGCACCTGGACGGCCTCGAATACCAGCCGGTGAACCGGCAGCGCGGGCTGCTGATCGCGGCGAACGAGGAGATCTGGCAGACGGTACAAAACGTCCTTTTCCCGGACGGGCCGCCGATCATCGAAGACTGA
- a CDS encoding PP2C family protein-serine/threonine phosphatase, translating to MTDRSLASSTYALHQQHLERLRILLVEDDEGDAFLVRELLTEAQAPFDLTVASSLREARELVGNAECVLLDLGLPDAEGIDGLRKLLAVAGSAAVCVLTGRSDEHLGVQAVAEGAQDYLVKGQVDGVWLVRALRYAVERKRADEASRRLREVELRQEESARLERGLLPKPLMQTTEVLVETFYRSGRAAGLLGGDFFDVVQIGDDKLHVIVGDVCGHGVDEAALGVELRVAWRALVLAGVPEEQVLASLEKLLMTERRAREVFATVASATIHLTENRATVRLAGHPPPVVLSAGRATPVHARTGIVLGVRPTPTPATELEFTGDDWSLLMYTDGLIEGHTGAGNERLDVDGLCQLLDEPAARKVPLNELPAWLVARADQDNGGPLTDDVAMLLISRGGGR from the coding sequence ATGACGGATCGTTCGCTCGCCTCCAGTACGTACGCGCTGCACCAGCAGCACCTGGAGCGATTGCGGATCCTGCTGGTCGAGGACGACGAGGGCGACGCCTTCCTGGTTCGCGAGCTGCTCACTGAGGCGCAGGCGCCGTTCGACCTGACCGTCGCCAGCAGCCTGCGGGAGGCCCGCGAGCTGGTCGGCAACGCCGAGTGCGTGCTGCTCGACCTGGGCCTGCCGGACGCCGAGGGCATCGACGGCCTGCGCAAACTGCTGGCGGTCGCCGGCAGCGCCGCGGTCTGCGTGCTCACCGGCCGCTCCGACGAGCACCTGGGCGTCCAGGCGGTCGCCGAGGGTGCCCAGGACTACCTGGTCAAGGGCCAGGTCGACGGGGTCTGGCTGGTCCGCGCGCTGCGCTACGCGGTCGAGCGGAAGCGGGCCGACGAGGCCTCCCGCCGGCTGCGCGAGGTGGAGCTGCGGCAGGAGGAGTCGGCCCGGCTGGAGCGCGGCCTGCTGCCCAAGCCGCTGATGCAGACCACCGAGGTGCTGGTCGAGACGTTCTACCGGTCCGGGCGCGCGGCCGGCCTGCTCGGCGGGGACTTCTTCGACGTGGTGCAGATCGGCGACGACAAGCTGCACGTGATCGTCGGTGACGTCTGCGGGCACGGGGTGGACGAGGCGGCGCTCGGCGTCGAGCTCCGGGTCGCCTGGCGCGCGCTGGTCCTCGCCGGGGTGCCCGAGGAGCAGGTGCTCGCGTCGCTGGAGAAGCTGTTGATGACCGAGCGCCGGGCCCGCGAGGTGTTCGCCACGGTCGCCTCGGCCACCATCCACCTGACCGAGAACCGCGCGACGGTACGCCTGGCCGGCCACCCGCCGCCGGTCGTGCTCAGCGCGGGTCGCGCCACGCCGGTGCACGCGCGTACCGGGATCGTGCTCGGGGTACGTCCTACCCCTACACCCGCTACCGAGCTGGAGTTCACCGGCGATGACTGGTCTCTGCTGATGTACACCGACGGCCTGATCGAGGGGCACACCGGCGCCGGCAACGAGCGCCTGGACGTGGACGGGCTCTGCCAGCTGCTGGACGAGCCGGCCGCCCGGAAGGTTCCGCTGAACGAGCTGCCGGCCTGGCTGGTCGCCCGCGCCGACCAGGACAACGGTGGCCCGCTCACCGACGACGTGGCGATGCTGCTGATCTCCCGGGGTGGTGGGCGATGA
- a CDS encoding SDR family NAD(P)-dependent oxidoreductase — protein sequence MTRLAVVTGGGTGIGRATAGMLAGEGYDVIIVGRRPEVLADAVKWIGPQASAVTADAGDPAQVPDVVAAVAGRAVDVLVNNAGAFVGGDEGTLDAVAARWRANLDSNVLTAVLMTTALLPHLRRPGGKIILTSSIAAQRGGGGPYSAAKAALHGYVLDLATNLGAEGITANVISPGYITDSEFFDGRMTPEGHAKRVASALVKRAGEPSEVAEAVRWLVGPGGGFVTGQIINVNGGTVLGR from the coding sequence ATGACAAGACTGGCAGTGGTCACCGGCGGCGGAACCGGAATCGGCCGGGCGACCGCCGGCATGCTCGCGGGCGAGGGCTACGACGTGATCATCGTCGGACGCCGGCCCGAGGTGCTCGCCGACGCGGTGAAATGGATCGGCCCGCAGGCCTCCGCCGTGACCGCGGACGCCGGCGACCCGGCGCAGGTGCCGGACGTTGTCGCGGCGGTGGCCGGCCGCGCGGTGGATGTCCTGGTCAACAATGCCGGCGCGTTCGTCGGCGGCGACGAGGGCACGCTCGACGCGGTGGCCGCGCGCTGGCGGGCGAACCTGGACTCCAACGTGCTCACCGCGGTGCTGATGACCACCGCGCTGCTGCCACACCTGCGCCGGCCGGGCGGAAAGATCATCCTGACCAGCTCGATCGCGGCGCAGCGCGGTGGGGGCGGGCCCTACTCCGCGGCCAAGGCGGCGCTGCACGGATATGTCCTGGACCTGGCGACCAACCTCGGTGCGGAGGGGATCACGGCCAACGTGATCTCGCCCGGTTACATCACCGACAGCGAGTTCTTCGACGGCCGGATGACGCCCGAGGGGCACGCCAAACGGGTGGCGTCCGCGCTGGTCAAGCGGGCCGGCGAGCCGTCGGAGGTGGCCGAGGCGGTGCGCTGGCTGGTCGGGCCGGGCGGTGGGTTCGTCACGGGACAGATCATCAACGTCAACGGCGGGACCGTGCTGGGCCGCTGA
- a CDS encoding SDR family NAD(P)-dependent oxidoreductase: protein MTSYLDELFGLSGRTAVVTGGSSGIGREIALALGRAGARVVLLARRPEPLAEVVAELAKLGAEGGAIAADLAGREAVKAAISKIIEGYGVPDVLVNSAGVNLRPPLGELTEDVWDLTLAANLTAPFLLGQAFGPTMAERGWGRIINIVSQQAFRAYGNSGAYGAAKAGLVGLTRSQAEAWSRHGVMVNAIAPGVVHTPLTEAVFADPTKVSAHAARTMIGRNGLPSDFAGCAVFLASAASQAVTGQTLFVDGGYSAT from the coding sequence ATGACCTCGTACCTCGATGAGCTCTTCGGGTTGAGCGGGCGGACCGCGGTGGTGACCGGCGGCAGCTCCGGAATCGGCCGGGAGATCGCCCTCGCCCTCGGGCGGGCCGGCGCCCGCGTCGTGCTGCTGGCGCGGCGGCCGGAACCGCTCGCCGAAGTGGTCGCCGAGCTGGCGAAACTCGGCGCCGAAGGCGGCGCGATCGCCGCCGATCTCGCCGGCCGCGAGGCCGTCAAGGCCGCGATTTCCAAGATCATTGAGGGGTACGGCGTTCCGGACGTGCTGGTGAACTCGGCCGGCGTCAACCTGCGACCGCCGCTCGGCGAGCTCACCGAGGACGTCTGGGACCTCACCCTGGCCGCCAACCTGACCGCGCCGTTCCTGCTCGGGCAGGCGTTCGGGCCGACCATGGCGGAACGCGGCTGGGGGCGGATCATCAACATCGTCTCGCAGCAGGCGTTCCGTGCCTACGGCAACAGCGGCGCCTACGGAGCGGCCAAGGCCGGCCTGGTCGGGCTCACCCGCTCGCAGGCCGAGGCCTGGTCGCGGCACGGCGTCATGGTCAACGCGATCGCGCCCGGAGTGGTGCACACGCCGCTGACCGAAGCGGTCTTCGCCGATCCCACGAAAGTGTCCGCGCACGCCGCACGGACGATGATCGGCCGGAACGGATTGCCCAGTGATTTCGCCGGATGTGCCGTTTTCCTGGCGAGTGCGGCGAGTCAAGCGGTGACCGGGCAGACACTCTTCGTCGATGGTGGATATTCGGCCACCTGA
- a CDS encoding serine/threonine-protein kinase has protein sequence MGRTERNGHEGSLRLAGRYRLVEKLGTGGMSVVWRGFDETLGREVAVKVLAPQLATDRTFRDRLRQEALAAARLCHPHITGIYDFGEALLSEHLTVPYVVMELNDGESVGARIGRQGSLDWREAVMVCAEVASALATAHARGVVHRDVTPANVMLTGSGAKVVDFGISAVVGQRDAGPDGSLLGTPAYLAPERLGGAPVSPATDVYALGLLLYRALTGRMPWPAENTTQALRAHLYADPEPVPELPGMPVAVADLCLRCLAKDPVDRPPSVELARALAATVGVRPIIPPLRPGERPLAIAARATVPAPAGSDGRRRSGWIPGPPRIQVRQLRLRTALKIGAVLRMGRVRPLGGGLFIGARLRRSGSAVAGMRRGRPAPGRNPLSVAAALITVVLLAGSALSWSARREAAEADQSSAAAAGAAPEGAAVQRVRCSVRYQVQRDSGGSFEARMTVLTTGGPGDWRVDFTFPGTQQLAGSPTSVAQRGRHVMVHGQGQSRVVTLRGGYRDRNPLPLTFAMNGHPCRAEVLGSVGEPTPVKDDSVSAASAKDRSEETIRKRKRQPARPGGTVRKRPTPQTATRSPAPAPAHKRTGGFSLAL, from the coding sequence ATGGGGCGTACGGAGCGAAACGGTCACGAAGGATCGCTTCGCCTCGCCGGGCGCTATCGCCTCGTCGAGAAGCTCGGCACCGGCGGCATGTCGGTCGTCTGGCGGGGTTTCGACGAGACCCTGGGCCGCGAGGTCGCGGTGAAGGTGCTCGCCCCGCAGCTGGCCACCGATCGGACGTTCCGTGACCGCCTGCGCCAGGAGGCGCTGGCCGCGGCTCGGCTCTGCCACCCGCACATCACCGGCATCTACGACTTCGGCGAAGCGCTGCTCTCGGAGCACCTGACCGTCCCTTACGTGGTGATGGAGCTGAACGACGGCGAGTCGGTCGGCGCCCGGATCGGCCGGCAGGGCTCGCTGGACTGGCGGGAGGCGGTGATGGTCTGCGCCGAGGTCGCCTCGGCGCTGGCCACCGCGCACGCCCGTGGCGTGGTGCACCGGGACGTGACTCCGGCCAACGTGATGCTCACCGGGTCCGGCGCGAAGGTGGTGGACTTCGGCATCTCGGCGGTGGTCGGCCAGCGGGACGCCGGCCCGGACGGCAGCCTGCTCGGCACGCCCGCCTACCTCGCGCCGGAACGTCTCGGCGGCGCGCCGGTCTCGCCGGCCACCGATGTCTACGCCCTCGGGCTGCTCCTCTACCGCGCGCTCACCGGCCGGATGCCCTGGCCGGCCGAGAACACCACGCAAGCGCTCCGCGCCCACCTTTACGCCGACCCCGAACCGGTCCCGGAACTCCCCGGGATGCCGGTCGCGGTGGCCGATCTGTGCCTGCGCTGCCTCGCCAAGGACCCGGTGGACCGGCCGCCCTCGGTCGAGCTGGCCCGCGCCCTGGCCGCGACCGTCGGGGTACGCCCGATCATCCCGCCGCTGCGCCCGGGGGAGCGGCCGCTGGCCATCGCCGCCCGGGCGACGGTGCCCGCTCCGGCCGGCTCGGACGGCCGTCGCCGCTCCGGGTGGATTCCCGGCCCGCCACGCATCCAGGTGCGCCAGCTGCGCCTGCGGACCGCGCTCAAGATCGGCGCTGTGCTGCGGATGGGCCGGGTACGGCCGCTGGGCGGCGGGCTGTTCATCGGTGCCCGGCTGCGGCGGTCCGGATCGGCCGTCGCGGGGATGCGGCGCGGACGCCCGGCCCCGGGCCGGAACCCGCTGTCGGTGGCCGCCGCGTTGATCACGGTGGTGCTGCTCGCCGGCAGCGCACTGAGCTGGTCGGCCCGGCGCGAGGCCGCGGAGGCCGACCAGTCCAGCGCCGCCGCCGCCGGAGCCGCCCCGGAGGGCGCCGCCGTGCAGCGGGTGCGCTGTTCGGTCCGATACCAGGTACAGCGGGACTCGGGCGGTTCCTTTGAAGCGCGGATGACGGTGCTCACGACGGGCGGCCCGGGCGACTGGCGGGTGGACTTCACCTTCCCCGGCACGCAGCAGCTGGCCGGCTCGCCCACCTCGGTCGCCCAGCGCGGCCGGCACGTCATGGTGCACGGCCAGGGCCAGAGCCGGGTGGTCACGCTGCGCGGCGGTTACCGGGACCGCAATCCGCTGCCGCTCACCTTCGCCATGAACGGTCACCCGTGCCGGGCCGAGGTGCTGGGCAGCGTCGGCGAGCCCACGCCGGTCAAGGACGACTCGGTGAGCGCCGCCTCGGCGAAGGACCGGTCGGAGGAGACGATCCGCAAGCGCAAACGCCAGCCGGCGCGCCCGGGCGGCACCGTGCGCAAGCGGCCCACGCCGCAGACGGCGACGCGTTCCCCGGCCCCGGCCCCGGCGCACAAGCGGACCGGTGGCTTCTCGCTGGCCCTCTGA